The following coding sequences are from one Natrarchaeobaculum sulfurireducens window:
- a CDS encoding DUF7522 family protein — MATGLLTNEAAEQIVATCRTAVGDSLRSVTYFTRDDYEQVYLRSDLERDADLSTFIGHEWRGFKTARTAYEGSELGEYNYTIRVFDNGFLIRVTSESEGVFVTTDGLTIKDFEEVATAVDSFLQDRAVV, encoded by the coding sequence ATGGCGACAGGGTTACTTACGAACGAAGCGGCGGAGCAGATCGTTGCGACCTGCCGGACGGCGGTCGGTGACAGCTTACGGTCGGTCACCTACTTCACCCGCGACGACTACGAACAGGTCTACCTGCGGAGCGACCTCGAGCGCGACGCTGACCTCTCGACGTTTATCGGCCACGAGTGGCGCGGGTTCAAGACGGCCCGAACCGCTTACGAGGGATCAGAACTCGGTGAGTACAACTACACGATCCGAGTGTTCGACAACGGCTTTCTGATCCGCGTGACCAGCGAGAGCGAGGGCGTCTTCGTGACGACCGACGGCCTCACGATCAAGGACTTCGAGGAGGTCGCGACGGCCGTCGATTCGTTCCTTCAGGACCGAGCGGTCGTCTAG
- a CDS encoding O-acetylhomoserine aminocarboxypropyltransferase/cysteine synthase family protein, with protein sequence MSDDPDERAFATESVHAGQQSDPTTGARAPPIYQTTSYEFEDTDHAASLFGLQEFGNIYSRIMNPTNAMLEERIATLEGGVGALATSSGMAAFDLATFILADVGDNIVSSSSLYGGTYTYLTHTVAKRGVETTFVDTLDYDAYAEAIDDDTAFVHLETIGNPALVTPDIERIADIAHENDVPLFVDNTFATPYLCRPLDHGADLVWNSTTKWIHGAGSTVGGILVDGGSFPWDEGDYPEIAEPNPAYHGVNFYETFGEQAFSIVARTRGLRDLGNQQAPFDAWVTLQKLESLPLRMEKHCENAMAVAEFLEDHPNVDWVTYPGLESHETHENASKYLDGGYGGMITFGLEGGYDAAETVCNEVDLASLLANVGDAKTLIIHPASTTHQQLTEEEKLASGVTDDLIRLSVGIEDVDDVIADLDRAIEKA encoded by the coding sequence ATGAGCGACGACCCCGACGAGCGAGCGTTCGCGACAGAGAGCGTCCACGCTGGCCAGCAATCTGACCCGACGACTGGAGCCAGAGCACCGCCGATCTATCAGACGACTTCCTACGAGTTCGAGGATACGGACCACGCCGCTTCCCTCTTTGGCTTACAGGAGTTCGGCAACATCTACTCGCGGATTATGAACCCGACGAACGCGATGTTAGAAGAGCGCATCGCCACGCTCGAGGGCGGCGTCGGCGCGCTCGCGACCTCCTCGGGGATGGCGGCGTTCGACCTGGCGACGTTCATCCTCGCCGACGTCGGCGACAACATCGTCTCCTCGTCGTCGCTGTACGGCGGCACCTACACCTACCTCACGCACACCGTCGCCAAACGCGGCGTCGAGACGACGTTCGTCGACACGCTCGATTACGACGCCTACGCGGAGGCGATCGACGACGACACCGCGTTCGTCCACCTCGAGACGATCGGCAACCCCGCGCTCGTGACGCCGGATATCGAACGAATTGCCGATATCGCGCACGAGAACGACGTCCCGTTGTTCGTCGACAACACGTTCGCGACGCCGTATCTCTGCCGCCCGCTCGACCACGGCGCGGACCTCGTCTGGAACTCGACGACGAAGTGGATCCACGGCGCTGGTTCGACCGTCGGCGGCATTCTCGTCGACGGCGGTTCGTTCCCGTGGGACGAGGGCGACTACCCCGAAATCGCCGAACCGAACCCTGCCTATCACGGCGTCAACTTCTACGAGACGTTCGGCGAACAGGCGTTCTCGATCGTGGCTCGTACCCGCGGGCTGCGTGACCTGGGGAACCAGCAGGCACCGTTCGACGCCTGGGTCACCCTCCAGAAACTCGAGTCGCTGCCCCTGCGCATGGAAAAACACTGCGAGAACGCGATGGCCGTCGCCGAGTTCCTCGAGGACCACCCGAACGTCGACTGGGTCACCTACCCCGGCCTCGAGAGCCACGAAACCCACGAGAACGCGAGCAAATACCTCGACGGTGGCTACGGCGGCATGATTACTTTCGGACTCGAGGGTGGCTACGACGCGGCCGAAACTGTCTGCAACGAGGTCGACCTCGCGAGCCTGCTCGCAAACGTCGGCGACGCGAAGACGTTGATCATCCACCCCGCGAGCACGACTCACCAGCAGCTCACGGAGGAGGAGAAACTGGCAAGCGGCGTCACCGACGACCTCATCCGCCTCTCGGTTGGGATCGAGGACGTCGACGACGTGATCGCCGATCTCGATCGGGCGATCGAAAAGGCCTGA